The genomic region GGCCCGGGTCGGCCTGGCCGAGCGGATGGGACACAAGCCGAACGAATTGTCCGGCGGGCAGAAGCAGCGCGTCGCCATCGCCCGGGCGCTCGTCAACCAGCCGCTGATCCTTCTGGCCGACGAGCCGACAGGCAACCTGGACTCCAAGACGAGCGTCGAGATCATGGAGATCTTTCAAGCCCTCAATGCCGAGGGAACGACGGTCATCATCATCACCCACGAGCCGGACATCGCCGCCTACGCCCGGACCCATGTCACCTGCCGGGACGGCCGCGCCGCCCTCCGAAGGGGGGACGCGTGATGAACCTGGTCGAACTGTTCAAGGTGGCCCTGCAGGGGATCCGCGTCAACAAGCTCCGTTCCAGCCTGACCATCCTCGGTCTGGTCATCGGCATCGCGGCGGTCGTCACCGTCGTCACCGTCAGTGAGGCCAGCCAGGTCTATCTGAAACAGCAGGTCGGGAAGTTTGGATCGACCATCTTCACCATCTACCCGCGCTGGGATGACCAAGACAACCCCATCGACATCGAAGACATCACCATCGACGATGCGAACGCCATGAGGGAACTCATCCCGGAACTCACCCATGTCAGTCCCATGACCCAGTTCCAAACGATGATGGAAGGCCCCAAAGCCAAAAAACGGGCTACCATCTACGGCGTCAACGAACACTACTTCTCCATCCGTCGCAACCTGAAAATCAGCCAGGGGCGATTCCTGAACGCCAGCGACATTTCGGGCGCCCGCGCCGTCGCCGTCGTCAGCAAGGAACTGGCCAAAGAGATCTTCGGCCACACCGATGTGGTCGGGTTGACCGTCAAGTTTCAATCCCGCACCGTCACCATCATCGGCGTCTCCCAGGAGGACAAGTTCGCCCTCGATCAGGACAGGAGCCTGGACGCCTATGTGCCCATCTCCTTTGCCCAGTACGCCTTTGACTTCTCGCGCATCTTTGCCATCGAGGCGGCCGCCGAGAGCGACGGGTCCGTGTCAACAGCTGTTGAAAAGGCAAAAAACCTGCTCAACCGGCGGCACCGCACCCACGACCACTACCGCATCAGCAGCGTCCAGGACGCCATGGGCCAGATCAACCAGGCGACCGGCGCCGTCGCCGGCGTCCTCTCCGGCGTGGCCGCCATTTCTCTCCTGGTCGGCGGCATCGGCGTCATGAACATCATGCTCGTGTCCGTGACAGAACGGACCCGGGAGATCGGCCTGCGCAAAGCCCTCGGGGCC from Heliomicrobium undosum harbors:
- a CDS encoding ABC transporter permease, which produces MNLVELFKVALQGIRVNKLRSSLTILGLVIGIAAVVTVVTVSEASQVYLKQQVGKFGSTIFTIYPRWDDQDNPIDIEDITIDDANAMRELIPELTHVSPMTQFQTMMEGPKAKKRATIYGVNEHYFSIRRNLKISQGRFLNASDISGARAVAVVSKELAKEIFGHTDVVGLTVKFQSRTVTIIGVSQEDKFALDQDRSLDAYVPISFAQYAFDFSRIFAIEAAAESDGSVSTAVEKAKNLLNRRHRTHDHYRISSVQDAMGQINQATGAVAGVLSGVAAISLLVGGIGVMNIMLVSVTERTREIGLRKALGAERRHILLQFLMEGVVLCLFGGTLGAIVGIGGSWALASLVNVEAAFSWTGLIVAFAVSSLIGIFFSLYPANRAAKLDPIDALRYE